AAGGTTGGAACGTTCGTCATGATTTCAACGGACAAGGCGGTTAACCCGACCAGTGTAATGGGTGCCACAAAACGCATCGCCGAGATGATCATCCAGCACATCGACCGGAGCAGCCAGACGAACTTTGTTGCGGTCCGTTTCGGTAACGTGCTTGGGAGCCGTGGCAGCGTCATTCCGCTTTTCCGGAAACAAATTGAGAACGGTGGGCCGGTTACAGTGACGCATCCCGATATGGTCCGTTATTTTATGACTATTCCCGAAGCCTCGAGACTTGTCATTCAGGCGGGGGCGCTAGCGCGCGGAGGCGAAATATTCGTGCTCGATATGGGGGAGCCGGTAAAAATCGTCGACTTGGCTAAAAATGTAATTCGCATGTCGGGCTACTCGGTGGAAGAGATCGGCATTCAATTTACGGGTATGAGGCCGGGCGAGAAGCTGTATGAAGAGCTCCTGAGTGCCGGTGAGATCCGCGACAACCAGGTCTACCCGAAAATTTACATCGGCAAATCGTCCGAAGTGAATTTCGCAGAAATCGAGGAAATGCTCAGTATTTATCAAACGCTCCCCATACTTGAGCTCAGGCAGCTGCTGCTGGATATTGCGAACAACAGGCCGAAGACTCATGATCTGATGACTGTAACGGGTTAGGAGTCAAAAAGGTGTCGGATCGAGTATGCAGCCCTCGTGCCGGAAGGAGATCGCCTTATGCACGGTAAAGTTTTGTTTTGCGCAACCGTTGATTATCATTTTAAAGCCTTCCATCTTCCGGTGCTGAAATGGTTTAAACAGTGCGGATGGGAAGTGCACGTTGCAGCAAGCGGTGAGCTGGACCTTCCTTTGGCCGATCTAAAATTTAACCTTCCAATTTCGCGCTCACCTTTTCATTCCCGAAATTGGAAGGCGTACAAACAGCTCCGGAGCATCATTCGACAGCAGGATTACGATTTGATTCACTGCCATACGCCGATGGGAGGCGTGCTTGCCCGACTGGCCGCTCGGGAAGCGAGGAAAGCCGGAACGAAGGTGATTTATACCGCACACGGTTTTCATTTCTGCAAGGGAGCTCCTCTTCAAAATTGGCTATTATATTATCCAATTGAAAAGCTGCTTGCTCGATTGACGGATTGCCTGATCACGATTAATAATGAAGATTTCAGTCTGGCCGTGAGCCGAAGATTTAATGCGGGACGAATTGCGCATATCCATGGAGTCGGGGTTGATACAGATCGCTTTCAACCGGTCTCGCTGTCCGAAAAGCTTCGGCTTCGGGAAGACTCGCCCTATAGTCCCGACGATCAGCTGCTCTTTTGTGCAGCCGAGTTCAACCGGAATAAAAATCAGCGTGTGCTAATCGAAGCGATTGCCCGGTTGAAGGACGAAATGCCGCAGGTCAAGCTGCTGCTTGCAGGCGAAGGCCCGATGCTGAATGAATGCAGACGGCTTACCGCCGAATTGGGTGTTGCCGAACGGATACATTTTCTCGGCTATCGCGCCGATATCGACAAGCTCCTTCCGATGTGCGATGCTGCCGTTTCCGGAAGTCTCAGGGAGGGGCTTCCAGTCAACGTCATGGAAGCGATGGCTTGCGGGCTTCCGGTCGTTGCTGCACGGAACCGCGGTCATCTCGAGCTCATCATCGATCAACGAAATGGCTATATCGCAAATCCCCACGACGCGGTAGATTTTTCTGCCCGAATCCGACTGTTGTGTGAATCTGCCGAATTGAGGCGGAGGATGGGATCAGAGAGTTTAAAGCTCGTACAAAAATATAACCTGAATCAGGTCCTAGATGAACTGTGCAATATATATAAGCTGTACATGGGACAGCCGAAATTGGAGCGAATGGAATGGTCGGTACAGTGACTGTATTGCACGCGGTCGTCAATATGAACCGCGGCGGGGCGGAGACGCTGTTAATGAATTTATATCGCAATATCGATCGTTCGAAAGTTCGATTTGATTTTTTGACAAGCAAACCTGGTATTTTCGACGAAGAGATTAAGCAGCTTGGAGGATATATTCATCGAATTCCTTATATTTCGGATGTAGGCCACTTTCAATATGTTAAGATGTTAAATCGTTTTTTTGCCGAGCATAAGGAGTACCGAGTCATTCACTCTCACATGGACAAAATGAGCGGGTTGGTTCTACGAGCTGCAGCACGAACAGGGGTACCGGTACGCATCGCGCACAGTCACAACACGATGAGCGAGGGCGGTTTAGCTGTACGAGCCTATAAGTGGCTCGCGGGAAAGTCGATTTCGTCATTAGCCACAAATTATTTGGCGTGCTCGCGAACGGCCTCGGAATGGATGTTTCCGGGGAAGGAATCCGAAGTTCAAATCATTAAAAACGGCATTGAAGGTGTACGGTTCGCTTTTGATCCCGGTAAACGCGCTAATGTCAGGAGTGAGCTGGGAATCGGGGAAAATACGTTTGTCATTGGCCACGTCGGCCGATTCCTGCCTCAAAAGAATCATGCCTATTTAATTGAACGCTTTGCAGAATTCAAATTGATCCATGGCAATTGCAAGCTTTTGCTGGCAGGAGACGGTCCTCTTCGTACTGAAATGGAGACATTTGCTGACAAGTTGAAGGTTAAAGATGATATGTGCTTTCTGGGAATACGAGACGACGTCGACAGTTTACTTCAATGCTTTGACGTAATAGTTTTTCCGTCGCTTCATGAAGGCCTTCCATTGACGCTTATTGAGGCTCAAAGAGCCGGCTTGACCTGTATTATTTCCGATACCATCACAACAGAGGTTGATCTTGGTTTCGGGCTGATCCAATCTTTTTCGCTGCGCGAGCCTAAGCGTTGTTTAAAAATGATTCGGGATGCCTCCCAACATCAGAAATCGAGAACAATATATTCGGACGATTTCACCCGCACCGGCTATGAGATCAGCGGGACAGCCCGATGGCTGCAAGATTTTTATTTATCTCAACTATAGGATCAACTCGAAGGAAAGCCATCGATGTCTAATAAATAATTGGAAATGGATTGAGGTGAATCATGAGTACGTTGACTGTCTTTACGCCCACGTTTAATCGAGCGTATTGCCTTCATCAATTATACGAAAGTCTTATACGTCAAAGCTGTAAAGATTTCGAGTGGCTAATTATCGATGATGGATCGACCGATCAAACGCGTATATTGGTAGAGCAGTGGACGGCCGAGAAAAAAGTGCCGATTCGTTACGTGTATCAAAATAACCAGGGCATGCACGCGGCGCATAACACGGCTT
This genomic window from Paenibacillus humicola contains:
- a CDS encoding glycosyltransferase family 1 protein, which encodes MVGTVTVLHAVVNMNRGGAETLLMNLYRNIDRSKVRFDFLTSKPGIFDEEIKQLGGYIHRIPYISDVGHFQYVKMLNRFFAEHKEYRVIHSHMDKMSGLVLRAAARTGVPVRIAHSHNTMSEGGLAVRAYKWLAGKSISSLATNYLACSRTASEWMFPGKESEVQIIKNGIEGVRFAFDPGKRANVRSELGIGENTFVIGHVGRFLPQKNHAYLIERFAEFKLIHGNCKLLLAGDGPLRTEMETFADKLKVKDDMCFLGIRDDVDSLLQCFDVIVFPSLHEGLPLTLIEAQRAGLTCIISDTITTEVDLGFGLIQSFSLREPKRCLKMIRDASQHQKSRTIYSDDFTRTGYEISGTARWLQDFYLSQL
- a CDS encoding glycosyltransferase family 4 protein, translating into MHGKVLFCATVDYHFKAFHLPVLKWFKQCGWEVHVAASGELDLPLADLKFNLPISRSPFHSRNWKAYKQLRSIIRQQDYDLIHCHTPMGGVLARLAAREARKAGTKVIYTAHGFHFCKGAPLQNWLLYYPIEKLLARLTDCLITINNEDFSLAVSRRFNAGRIAHIHGVGVDTDRFQPVSLSEKLRLREDSPYSPDDQLLFCAAEFNRNKNQRVLIEAIARLKDEMPQVKLLLAGEGPMLNECRRLTAELGVAERIHFLGYRADIDKLLPMCDAAVSGSLREGLPVNVMEAMACGLPVVAARNRGHLELIIDQRNGYIANPHDAVDFSARIRLLCESAELRRRMGSESLKLVQKYNLNQVLDELCNIYKLYMGQPKLERMEWSVQ